One genomic window of Micromonospora sp. WMMD1128 includes the following:
- a CDS encoding Na+/H+ antiporter, which produces MNALVLISVLGVTVVVGTTIGGRYSVAPPVLLIAMGALLGLLPPFENVVLEPEVVLVLFLPAILYRESLVTSLREIRANLAVIVLLAVALVIITMVAVAYVTLALGVEPHAAWVLGAVLAPTDAAAVAGLAKRMPRGILTTLRAESLVNDGTALVLFAVAAGVIAGGKVPGPFALAGQFVGKSLGGVLAGLLVGGLVILIRKHVDDPMREGGLSILTPFVAFLLADAVHASGVLAVVVSGLLVSYAGPRVIRARSRLTAYAFWDLSTFMINGSLFVLLGMQVPGSLRNITSHSPAASFGIAALVALVVVATRLGWVHLAVSVLQGVDRRESRRSSHFDARMRTAAGWAGFRGAVSLAAALAVPVTMHDGTRVYERDLIIFVTVVVIVLIMVVQGTTLPAVVGWAGLTGDRQRDDEVRRARIRATEVVLEALPGVAADLGVAPDTVERLRAGYQDHLADVRDPRSEEAERERELSRRLQLAMLDRKRREVTRLRNSNQIDDAVLRELQAATDIEEIRLLGPETED; this is translated from the coding sequence GTGAACGCACTCGTGCTGATCTCGGTGCTCGGCGTCACCGTGGTCGTCGGCACCACCATCGGCGGCCGGTACAGCGTCGCGCCGCCGGTGCTGCTCATCGCCATGGGCGCGCTGCTCGGCCTGCTGCCACCGTTCGAGAACGTGGTCCTCGAACCCGAGGTGGTGCTGGTGCTGTTCCTCCCGGCGATCCTCTACCGGGAGAGCCTGGTGACCAGCCTCCGCGAGATCCGCGCCAACCTCGCGGTGATCGTGCTGCTGGCCGTCGCGCTGGTGATCATCACGATGGTGGCGGTCGCGTACGTGACCCTGGCCCTCGGTGTGGAACCGCACGCCGCCTGGGTGCTCGGCGCGGTCCTGGCGCCCACCGACGCCGCCGCCGTCGCCGGCCTGGCCAAGCGGATGCCGCGTGGCATCCTCACCACGTTGCGCGCGGAGAGCCTGGTCAACGACGGTACGGCGCTTGTGCTCTTCGCGGTGGCGGCCGGTGTGATCGCGGGTGGGAAGGTGCCCGGTCCGTTCGCGCTCGCCGGCCAGTTCGTCGGCAAGTCGTTGGGTGGGGTGCTCGCCGGGCTGCTCGTCGGCGGGCTGGTGATCCTGATCCGCAAGCACGTCGACGACCCGATGCGCGAGGGCGGGCTGAGCATCCTCACCCCGTTCGTCGCGTTCCTGCTCGCCGACGCGGTGCACGCCAGCGGGGTGCTCGCGGTCGTCGTCTCCGGGCTGCTGGTGTCGTACGCGGGACCGCGGGTGATCCGGGCCCGGTCGCGGCTCACCGCGTACGCGTTCTGGGACCTGTCCACCTTCATGATCAACGGCAGTCTGTTCGTGCTGCTCGGCATGCAGGTGCCCGGCTCGCTGCGTAACATCACCAGCCACTCGCCGGCGGCGTCGTTCGGCATCGCCGCGCTCGTTGCGCTCGTGGTGGTCGCCACCCGGCTGGGGTGGGTGCACCTGGCGGTGTCGGTGTTGCAGGGCGTCGACCGGCGGGAGTCGCGGCGGTCGTCGCATTTCGACGCGCGGATGCGTACCGCCGCCGGCTGGGCCGGTTTCCGGGGCGCGGTCTCGCTCGCCGCCGCGCTCGCCGTGCCGGTGACCATGCACGACGGCACCCGGGTGTACGAGCGGGATCTGATCATCTTCGTCACCGTGGTGGTGATCGTGCTGATCATGGTGGTGCAGGGCACCACGCTGCCGGCCGTCGTCGGCTGGGCCGGCCTGACCGGCGACCGGCAACGCGACGACGAGGTGCGCCGGGCGCGGATCCGGGCCACCGAGGTGGTGCTGGAGGCGTTGCCGGGGGTCGCCGCCGACCTGGGCGTCGCGCCGGACACGGTGGAGCGGCTCCGCGCCGGCTACCAGGACCACCTGGCGGACGTCCGCGACCCGCGCAGCGAGGAGGCGGAGCGGGAGCGGGAGCTGTCCCGCCGGTTGCAGCTGGCGATGCTGGACCGCAAGCGTCGGGAGGTCACCCGGCTGCGCAACAGCAACCAGATCGACGACGCGGTGCTGCGGGAACTCCAGGCGGCCACGGACATCGAGGAGATCCGCCTGCTGGGCCCCGAGACCGAGGACTGA
- a CDS encoding endo-1,4-beta-xylanase, whose amino-acid sequence MDKVLARDSGSGTARSRPRAAVVSALAGAAAVAATVAVATSASAGTTLGASAAEQGRYFGTAVAANKLSDGTYVGILNREFNMVTPENEMKWDATEPSQNQFNYSSSDRIVAHAQANGMRVRGHALAWHQQQPGWAQNMSGTALRNAMINHITQVATHFKGKIYSWDVVNEAFDDGNGGRRDSNLQRTGNDWIEVAFRTARAADPGAKLCYNDYNTDNWSWAKTQGVYNMVKDFKARGVPIDCVGFQSHFNSGSPYPGNYRTTLQSFADLGVDVQITELDIEGSGSSQATAYGNVVKDCLAVARCNGITVWGIRDSDSWRASGTPLLFDGNGNKKAAYTSTLNALNAGGTPPPTSTPPTSTPPTSAPPTTTPPTSEPPSTPPPAGACTATLSTNQWPGGFVTNVRVTAGGSPLNGWSVSLTVPSGSSVTNAWSAQTSGSTGLVTFRNVDYNRQVAAGGSTEFGFQGTGTAPSGTVSCTAG is encoded by the coding sequence ATGGACAAGGTGCTCGCCCGCGACAGCGGGAGCGGGACAGCCCGGTCACGCCCGCGTGCCGCGGTGGTATCAGCGCTGGCCGGGGCCGCGGCGGTCGCCGCGACGGTCGCGGTCGCGACAAGCGCCAGCGCCGGCACGACGCTCGGCGCCTCGGCGGCGGAACAGGGCCGCTACTTCGGCACCGCGGTGGCCGCGAACAAGCTGTCGGACGGCACGTACGTCGGCATCCTGAACCGCGAGTTCAACATGGTCACGCCCGAGAACGAGATGAAGTGGGACGCCACCGAGCCGTCCCAGAACCAGTTCAACTACAGCAGCTCCGACCGGATCGTCGCGCACGCCCAGGCCAACGGCATGCGGGTCCGCGGGCACGCGCTGGCCTGGCACCAGCAGCAGCCCGGCTGGGCGCAGAACATGTCGGGCACCGCGCTGCGCAACGCCATGATCAACCACATCACGCAGGTCGCCACCCACTTCAAGGGCAAGATCTACTCCTGGGACGTGGTGAACGAGGCGTTCGACGACGGCAACGGCGGCCGGCGCGACTCGAACCTCCAGCGCACCGGCAACGACTGGATCGAGGTCGCCTTCCGCACCGCCCGCGCCGCCGACCCGGGCGCCAAGCTCTGCTACAACGACTACAACACCGACAACTGGAGCTGGGCCAAGACGCAGGGCGTCTACAACATGGTCAAGGACTTCAAGGCCCGGGGGGTGCCGATCGACTGCGTCGGCTTCCAGTCGCACTTCAACAGCGGCTCGCCGTACCCGGGCAACTACCGCACCACCCTGCAGAGCTTCGCCGACCTCGGCGTCGACGTGCAGATCACCGAGCTGGACATCGAGGGCTCGGGCAGCAGCCAGGCCACCGCGTACGGCAACGTGGTGAAGGACTGCCTGGCCGTGGCGCGCTGCAACGGCATCACGGTCTGGGGCATCCGGGACAGCGACTCCTGGCGGGCCAGCGGGACGCCGCTGCTCTTCGACGGCAACGGCAACAAGAAGGCCGCGTACACGTCGACGCTCAACGCGCTGAACGCCGGCGGCACCCCGCCGCCGACCAGCACCCCGCCTACGAGCACGCCGCCGACCAGCGCACCCCCCACCACCACGCCGCCCACCTCGGAGCCGCCGTCGACGCCCCCGCCGGCCGGCGCCTGCACCGCGACGCTCTCCACCAACCAGTGGCCGGGCGGCTTCGTCACCAACGTGCGGGTCACCGCCGGCGGCAGCCCGCTCAACGGCTGGTCGGTGTCGCTGACGGTGCCCTCCGGCTCGTCGGTCACCAACGCGTGGAGCGCGCAGACCAGCGGCTCCACCGGTCTGGTGACGTTCCGTAACGTCGACTACAACCGCCAGGTCGCCGCCGGTGGCAGCACCGAGTTCGGCTTCCAGGGCACCGGCACCGCCCCCTCCGGCACCGTGAGCTGCACGGCCGGCTGA
- a CDS encoding S1 family peptidase, whose amino-acid sequence MRRPSLVVLVLAALLAATPAAARAGAAPLTELRTAGTAWGPDPATGRLTVTVDDTVRGPELAALRRAATRSGAVLRHEPGRLRTLIAGGQAIYGGGGRCSLGVNARSGSTWYFVTAGHCTNLGATWYADSARTSVLGSRTGSSFPGNDYGLVRYTGAVAHPSAVYTYPGQVTISGAGSAYVGQAVCRSGATTGVRCGVVTGLNQTVNYAEGRVTGLIRTNICAEPGDSGGPLYVAATGTVLGILSGGSGTCASGGTSYYQPILQILAAYGLSIP is encoded by the coding sequence ATGCGCCGACCGTCGCTCGTCGTCCTCGTCCTCGCCGCCCTGCTCGCGGCCACCCCCGCCGCGGCCCGGGCCGGCGCCGCCCCACTCACCGAGCTGCGCACCGCCGGCACCGCCTGGGGGCCCGACCCGGCCACCGGCCGCCTGACCGTCACCGTCGACGACACGGTACGCGGACCGGAGCTGGCCGCGTTGCGCCGGGCCGCCACCCGCTCCGGCGCGGTTCTGCGGCACGAGCCGGGCCGGCTGCGCACGCTCATCGCCGGCGGCCAGGCGATCTACGGCGGCGGTGGGCGGTGCTCGCTCGGCGTCAACGCGCGCAGCGGCAGCACCTGGTACTTCGTCACCGCCGGGCACTGCACGAACCTCGGCGCCACCTGGTACGCCGACAGCGCCCGCACCAGCGTGCTGGGCAGCCGTACCGGCAGCAGCTTCCCCGGCAACGACTACGGGCTGGTCCGCTACACCGGCGCGGTGGCGCACCCCAGCGCGGTGTACACCTACCCCGGCCAGGTGACGATCTCCGGCGCCGGCAGCGCCTACGTCGGGCAGGCGGTCTGCCGCAGCGGCGCCACCACGGGCGTGCGGTGCGGGGTGGTCACCGGCTTGAACCAGACCGTCAACTACGCCGAGGGCCGCGTCACCGGCCTGATCCGCACCAACATCTGCGCCGAGCCGGGGGACAGCGGCGGGCCGCTCTACGTGGCCGCCACCGGCACCGTCCTCGGGATCCTCTCCGGTGGCAGCGGCACCTGCGCCAGCGGCGGCACCAGCTACTACCAGCCGATCCTGCAGATCCTCGCCGCGTACGGCCTGAGCATCCCGTGA
- a CDS encoding DUF1330 domain-containing protein: MTVYALAQLTVHDRARYDTYVAAFLPVLARHGGRLLVADPAPRVVEGDWPHDKVVLVSFDRREDFERWSTSPEYREISRDREAATEGVVLLLDGIGHAWPA; the protein is encoded by the coding sequence GTGACCGTCTACGCCCTCGCGCAGCTCACCGTTCACGACCGGGCGCGCTACGACACGTACGTCGCCGCCTTCCTGCCGGTGCTGGCCCGGCACGGCGGCCGGCTGCTCGTCGCCGACCCCGCCCCCCGGGTGGTGGAGGGCGACTGGCCGCACGACAAGGTGGTCCTGGTGTCCTTCGACCGCCGGGAGGACTTCGAGCGCTGGTCCACCTCGCCGGAATACCGGGAGATCTCCCGGGACCGGGAGGCGGCGACCGAGGGGGTGGTCCTGCTGCTCGACGGCATCGGCCACGCCTGGCCGGCCTGA
- a CDS encoding response regulator transcription factor codes for MPSVTRVVLAEDEVLLREGLVGLLTRFGFAVAAAVGSAPALVAAVRTHRPDLLVTDIRMPPEHRDDGLRAAVALRAERPDLAVVVLSQHVQSGYAAALLDSGDGRRVGYLLKDRVADVAEFADTLRRVTAGGTAVDPDVVRHLLRRPRDPLDALSRREREVLGLVAEGHSNGAIAGRLHVTEAAVGKHVGNILAKLDLPPDDDTNRRVLAVLAYLRAGGRAR; via the coding sequence GTGCCGTCCGTGACCCGGGTCGTCCTCGCCGAGGACGAGGTCCTGCTCCGGGAGGGCCTGGTCGGCCTGCTGACCCGGTTCGGCTTCGCGGTGGCCGCCGCGGTCGGTTCCGCCCCGGCGCTCGTGGCGGCTGTCCGCACGCACCGACCCGACCTGCTGGTGACCGACATCCGGATGCCGCCGGAGCATCGCGACGACGGCCTGCGCGCGGCGGTCGCGCTGCGCGCGGAACGGCCGGACCTCGCCGTGGTCGTGCTCAGCCAGCACGTGCAGAGCGGGTACGCGGCGGCGCTGCTGGACAGCGGCGACGGCCGGCGGGTCGGGTACCTGCTCAAGGACCGGGTCGCCGACGTCGCCGAGTTCGCCGACACGCTGCGCCGGGTGACCGCCGGCGGCACGGCCGTCGACCCGGACGTGGTGCGGCACCTGCTGCGCCGCCCGCGCGACCCGCTCGACGCGCTGTCGCGCCGCGAGCGGGAGGTGCTGGGCCTGGTCGCCGAGGGGCACTCCAACGGCGCGATCGCGGGCCGGCTGCACGTCACCGAGGCGGCGGTAGGGAAGCACGTCGGCAACATCCTGGCCAAGCTGGACCTGCCGCCGGACGACGACACCAACCGCCGGGTGCTGGCCGTGCTCGCCTACCTGCGCGCCGGTGGCCGAGCGCGGTGA
- a CDS encoding histidine kinase has protein sequence MTQPSHLAGALRHRRYPLTAWPWRALAYAASTLPVVGVLAVAWSVVAAPLLLVASALRRGRPVDVPVLAALAVLALAALAVAPLASAPVAALERWRLRLVDDRPLAGPLRRGPAARWASAAAWREVAYAAWLATAVPLAYGTFGLLVLLDVTLVAGPWLTGDGERIVLIWATVDSPAGAVPYAVAGVLAAPALVYLAGLLVVGQATVARWLLDGAPDAVALREVTRSRARLMGAYEAERRRIERDVHDGAQPRLTSLSLQLGLARLDVPDGSPAAGPLDAAHEQAKELMVTLRGIVQGIRPRQLTELGLAGAVGDLAGRSVVPVTVHADLPRPVPELVETTAWYVVSEALGNVARHAHARHAVVRLTRTDRRLVVEVEDDGRGGADPARGTGLTGLADRVGAVDGRLLLASPPGGPTLVRVELPCRP, from the coding sequence ATGACTCAGCCGTCGCACCTGGCCGGGGCGTTACGCCACCGCCGGTACCCGCTCACCGCCTGGCCCTGGCGCGCCCTGGCGTACGCCGCGAGCACGCTCCCGGTCGTTGGCGTCCTGGCGGTCGCGTGGTCCGTGGTCGCCGCGCCGCTGCTGCTGGTGGCGAGCGCGCTGCGGCGGGGCCGGCCGGTCGACGTGCCGGTGCTGGCCGCGCTCGCCGTGCTGGCGCTGGCCGCGCTCGCGGTGGCCCCGCTGGCGAGCGCGCCGGTGGCCGCTCTCGAGCGGTGGCGGCTCCGCCTGGTCGACGACCGACCGCTGGCCGGCCCGCTCCGGCGCGGGCCGGCCGCCCGATGGGCCAGCGCCGCCGCCTGGCGGGAGGTCGCGTACGCCGCCTGGCTGGCCACCGCGGTGCCGCTGGCCTACGGGACGTTCGGCCTGCTCGTGCTGCTCGACGTCACGCTGGTCGCCGGGCCCTGGCTGACCGGTGACGGGGAACGGATCGTGTTGATCTGGGCCACGGTCGACTCGCCGGCCGGAGCGGTCCCGTACGCCGTCGCCGGCGTGCTCGCCGCGCCTGCCCTGGTCTACCTGGCCGGCCTGCTGGTCGTCGGGCAGGCGACGGTCGCCCGGTGGCTGCTCGACGGCGCGCCCGACGCCGTGGCGCTGCGCGAGGTGACCCGTTCCCGGGCCCGCCTGATGGGCGCGTACGAGGCGGAGCGCCGCCGCATCGAGCGGGACGTGCACGACGGGGCTCAGCCACGCCTGACCAGCCTCAGCCTCCAGCTCGGGCTGGCCCGCCTGGACGTGCCGGACGGGTCGCCGGCCGCGGGGCCGCTGGACGCGGCGCACGAGCAGGCCAAGGAGCTGATGGTGACGCTGCGCGGCATCGTTCAGGGCATCCGCCCGCGACAGCTCACCGAGCTGGGCCTGGCCGGCGCGGTCGGTGACCTGGCCGGCCGATCGGTGGTCCCGGTCACCGTGCACGCGGACCTGCCCCGCCCGGTGCCGGAGCTGGTCGAGACCACCGCCTGGTACGTGGTCTCCGAGGCGCTGGGAAACGTGGCCCGGCACGCGCACGCGAGGCACGCGGTGGTGCGGTTGACCCGGACCGACCGCCGGCTGGTGGTGGAGGTCGAGGACGACGGCCGGGGCGGCGCCGACCCGGCCCGGGGCACCGGCCTGACCGGGCTCGCCGACCGGGTGGGCGCGGTGGACGGCAGGTTGCTGCTGGCCAGCCCGCCCGGCGGGCCTACCCTCGTGCGGGTGGAGCTGCCGTGCCGTCCGTGA
- a CDS encoding DUF1905 domain-containing protein, with amino-acid sequence MELAFSGEVWFWRGPAPYHFVTVPDEQCAALEAAAASVTYGWGMIPVGVRIGGTDWRTSLWPKDGRYVVPLRVAARRAEGIELGDLVDVRLTVDV; translated from the coding sequence GTGGAACTGGCGTTCAGCGGCGAGGTGTGGTTCTGGCGGGGGCCGGCGCCCTACCACTTCGTCACCGTGCCCGACGAGCAGTGCGCGGCGCTGGAGGCCGCCGCCGCGTCGGTCACCTACGGCTGGGGCATGATCCCGGTGGGCGTCCGGATCGGCGGCACCGACTGGCGCACGTCGCTGTGGCCGAAGGACGGGCGCTACGTGGTGCCACTGCGGGTCGCGGCGCGCCGGGCGGAGGGGATCGAGCTGGGCGACCTGGTGGACGTCCGGCTGACGGTGGACGTGTGA
- a CDS encoding TetR family transcriptional regulator C-terminal domain-containing protein, translating into MPKIVDHDARRAELAEAMWRVVYREGVGAATVRSVAAEAGWSPSALRHYFATQTELLVFAMEHVMVKAAERLTAQYRTGAARDVVQRMLEELLPLDRQRVREAEVWLLLAARAQVDPAARERMAEADDGIRRAAEIAVARLTGEQPADDAASARLHALLDGLTLHALLHPDRMPPQRLRDLLAAHLDQLAGPSPTTR; encoded by the coding sequence GTGCCCAAGATCGTCGACCACGACGCCCGCCGCGCGGAGCTGGCCGAGGCGATGTGGCGGGTGGTCTACCGCGAGGGAGTCGGCGCGGCCACGGTGCGCAGCGTCGCCGCCGAGGCCGGCTGGTCGCCCAGTGCCCTGCGGCACTACTTCGCCACCCAGACCGAGCTGCTGGTCTTCGCGATGGAACACGTGATGGTCAAGGCGGCCGAGCGGCTCACCGCCCAATACCGGACCGGCGCCGCCCGCGACGTCGTCCAGCGGATGCTGGAGGAGTTGCTGCCGTTGGACCGGCAACGTGTCCGGGAGGCCGAGGTGTGGCTGCTGCTCGCCGCCCGGGCCCAGGTCGACCCGGCGGCCCGGGAACGGATGGCCGAGGCCGACGACGGCATCCGCCGCGCCGCCGAGATCGCCGTGGCCCGGCTCACCGGCGAACAACCGGCCGACGACGCCGCGTCCGCCCGCCTGCACGCCCTGCTCGACGGCCTCACCCTGCACGCGCTGCTGCACCCCGACCGGATGCCACCGCAACGGCTGCGTGACCTGCTCGCCGCGCACCTCGACCAACTCGCCGGCCCGAGCCCGACGACAAGGTGA
- a CDS encoding dienelactone hydrolase family protein produces the protein MQPTIVDVPTPDGTADAYLARPDSGGPFPGVLLFMDAFGLRPRLAEMAATIADRGYVVLAPNLFHRAGPTQPVDMSALADESRRAELFGRVGPMMAALTPDAVARDTAAYLDFLAAQPGVAPGPAAITGYCMGGTNALRAIEALPDRIAAVAAFHAGHVVTDAPDSPHRGVGAVTGELYFGHADQDGSMTADQIAVLEKALDAAGVTYRSEVYAGARHGYTQADTPMYDERATERHWAALFDLLDRTFRG, from the coding sequence GTGCAGCCGACGATCGTGGACGTACCCACCCCCGACGGGACGGCGGACGCCTACCTGGCCCGGCCGGACTCCGGCGGCCCGTTCCCGGGCGTCCTGCTGTTCATGGACGCGTTCGGGCTGCGGCCCCGGCTGGCCGAGATGGCCGCGACGATCGCCGACCGCGGGTACGTCGTGCTGGCGCCCAACCTGTTCCACCGTGCCGGTCCCACCCAGCCGGTCGACATGTCCGCCCTGGCCGACGAGAGCCGGCGCGCCGAACTGTTCGGGCGGGTCGGGCCGATGATGGCCGCGCTGACGCCGGACGCGGTGGCCCGGGACACCGCTGCCTACCTCGACTTCCTGGCCGCCCAGCCGGGTGTCGCGCCCGGTCCGGCCGCGATCACCGGCTACTGCATGGGCGGCACCAACGCGTTGCGGGCGATCGAGGCCCTTCCGGACCGGATCGCCGCGGTGGCCGCCTTCCACGCCGGGCACGTGGTCACCGACGCGCCGGACAGCCCGCACCGGGGCGTCGGCGCGGTGACCGGCGAGCTCTACTTCGGCCACGCCGACCAGGACGGGTCGATGACCGCCGACCAGATCGCCGTCCTGGAGAAGGCGCTCGACGCCGCCGGCGTCACCTACCGCTCCGAGGTGTATGCGGGCGCCCGCCACGGCTACACCCAGGCGGACACCCCGATGTACGACGAGCGGGCCACCGAGCGGCACTGGGCCGCGCTGTTCGATCTGCTCGACCGCACCTTCCGGGGCTGA
- a CDS encoding response regulator transcription factor produces the protein MIRVLLVDDQHLIRAGLRMLCDAQPDLEVVGEADNGRDAVALAARLRPDVVVMDLRMPGVDGITATSRILADRPATRVMVLTTFGDDDHLYPALTAGACGFLLKDAPPAELLDGIRRAATGDSPFSPEVLRRLVQRAVHARAGAPRRAAELTARERDVLDLVAEGLSNTEIGDRLHIGVTTVKTHITSLMAKTGSPNRVRLALWARGG, from the coding sequence GTGATCCGCGTGCTGCTGGTCGACGACCAGCACCTCATCCGGGCCGGGCTGCGGATGCTCTGCGACGCCCAACCCGACCTGGAGGTCGTCGGCGAGGCCGACAACGGCCGCGACGCGGTCGCCCTGGCCGCCCGGCTGCGGCCGGACGTGGTGGTGATGGACCTGCGGATGCCCGGGGTGGACGGGATCACCGCGACCAGCCGGATCCTCGCCGACCGGCCGGCCACCCGGGTCATGGTGCTCACCACGTTCGGCGACGACGACCACCTCTATCCGGCCCTGACCGCCGGCGCCTGCGGCTTCCTGCTCAAGGACGCGCCCCCGGCCGAGCTGCTCGACGGCATCCGCCGGGCCGCCACCGGGGACAGCCCGTTCAGCCCGGAGGTGCTGCGCCGGCTGGTCCAGCGGGCGGTGCACGCCCGGGCCGGCGCGCCCCGGCGGGCCGCCGAGTTGACCGCCCGCGAGCGGGACGTGCTCGACCTGGTCGCCGAAGGGCTGTCCAACACCGAGATCGGCGACCGGCTGCACATCGGCGTGACCACGGTGAAGACCCACATCACCAGCCTGATGGCCAAGACCGGCAGCCCCAACCGGGTACGCCTGGCGTTGTGGGCCCGCGGCGGCTGA
- a CDS encoding histidine kinase — protein sequence MSWVGRLFDARDTLARMLLLDLSGVGYLVVGVHGRPGPTATQWAFALAAFAVALLCHRRPLLNLLLQCALLVAALPLVDDSLINQVGASWALLELTMRATRPRTFWLAAGLLAAIDVSDLVGDPVRKVLTGVFGLAVTVGLPVLLGLVVRTTRELGRQAEERAAAEQRRRESESRAARADERSAIARELHDVLAHHVASMVLRVGVARHVLPDLDPRVGAVFDDVHGTGTAALADLRRLVAVLRQPDGVRDDAALTAIEPSALPAALGATVDRARQAGITVEADVDPAVGTLDAVRGQAVLRLTQEALTNVAKHAGAAARARLTVSVVDGAVHWAVADDGRGAAPAVVPAGGGHGIVGMRERVEVLGGRLEAGPTGDGWRVRTVLPAGNGADRPAPRSGPAAPEPA from the coding sequence GTGAGCTGGGTGGGGCGGCTGTTCGACGCGCGCGACACGCTCGCGCGGATGCTGCTGCTCGACCTCAGCGGCGTCGGCTACCTGGTCGTCGGCGTGCACGGCCGGCCCGGGCCCACCGCGACGCAGTGGGCGTTCGCGCTCGCCGCGTTCGCGGTGGCTCTGCTGTGCCACCGCCGGCCGCTGCTGAACCTGCTGCTCCAGTGCGCCCTGCTGGTGGCGGCCCTACCGCTCGTCGACGACTCGCTGATCAACCAGGTCGGCGCGAGCTGGGCGCTGCTGGAGCTGACCATGCGGGCCACCCGGCCCCGGACGTTCTGGCTGGCGGCCGGGCTGCTGGCCGCGATCGACGTGAGCGACCTGGTCGGCGACCCGGTCCGGAAGGTGCTCACCGGCGTGTTCGGGCTGGCCGTCACCGTCGGCCTGCCGGTGCTGCTCGGCCTGGTCGTCCGGACCACCCGGGAGTTGGGCCGGCAGGCCGAGGAACGGGCGGCGGCGGAGCAGCGGCGGCGGGAGTCGGAGAGCCGGGCCGCGCGCGCCGACGAGCGCAGCGCCATCGCCCGCGAGTTGCACGACGTGCTCGCCCACCACGTCGCGTCGATGGTGCTGCGGGTCGGGGTGGCCCGGCACGTGCTGCCCGACCTCGATCCCCGGGTCGGTGCGGTCTTCGACGACGTGCACGGCACCGGCACGGCGGCGCTGGCCGACCTGCGCCGGCTGGTCGCGGTCCTCCGCCAGCCGGACGGCGTACGCGACGACGCCGCGCTGACCGCGATCGAGCCGTCGGCGCTGCCGGCGGCGCTCGGCGCGACGGTGGACCGGGCCCGGCAGGCCGGGATCACCGTGGAGGCCGACGTGGACCCGGCGGTCGGCACGCTTGACGCGGTACGCGGCCAGGCGGTGCTGCGGCTGACCCAGGAGGCGTTGACGAACGTGGCGAAACACGCGGGCGCGGCGGCCCGGGCCCGGTTGACCGTGTCCGTGGTGGACGGCGCGGTGCATTGGGCGGTCGCGGACGACGGGCGGGGCGCGGCGCCGGCCGTGGTGCCCGCCGGCGGCGGGCACGGCATCGTCGGGATGCGGGAGCGGGTCGAGGTGCTCGGTGGCCGGCTGGAGGCCGGTCCGACCGGCGACGGCTGGCGGGTGCGGACGGTGCTGCCGGCGGGGAACGGGGCGGACCGGCCCGCTCCCCGGTCCGGCCCGGCCGCGCCGGAGCCGGCGTGA
- a CDS encoding ABA4-like family protein, with protein sequence MSGTLFGLTFALAAPFWALMILAPRWSWTARVVGSPLIVAPVLLVYALLVLPALGAVLPVVTAPTLDGLRDLLGTADGAAAAWAHMIGFDLFVGRWIWSDARERGIPALLTAPVLVLTILLGPLGLAVHLALRAGWRRTRGGTDAVAPAAPVA encoded by the coding sequence ATGAGCGGCACGCTGTTCGGCCTGACGTTCGCCCTCGCCGCGCCGTTCTGGGCGCTGATGATCCTGGCGCCCCGCTGGTCGTGGACCGCGCGGGTGGTCGGCTCGCCGCTGATCGTGGCGCCGGTCCTGCTTGTCTACGCGCTCCTGGTGCTGCCGGCGCTCGGCGCGGTGCTGCCGGTGGTCACCGCGCCCACGCTCGACGGTCTGCGGGACCTGCTCGGCACCGCCGACGGCGCGGCGGCGGCCTGGGCCCACATGATCGGCTTCGACCTGTTCGTCGGGCGGTGGATCTGGTCCGACGCCCGGGAGCGGGGCATCCCGGCCCTGCTCACCGCGCCGGTGCTGGTGCTCACCATCCTGCTGGGCCCGCTCGGCCTGGCCGTCCACCTCGCGCTCCGGGCCGGGTGGCGGCGGACGCGCGGCGGGACCGACGCGGTGGCCCCGGCCGCGCCGGTTGCCTAG